A single genomic interval of Leptolyngbya sp. CCY15150 harbors:
- a CDS encoding DUF5674 family protein: MIIHILYEPATIEQLEAMLEAHRFYIKTVVDIRLEILAGGGDMHSDCEVTLLDNGSYQDDLWGASWNPVTQDILYESMVNLRPR; this comes from the coding sequence TTGATTATTCACATCCTGTATGAGCCTGCAACAATAGAACAATTGGAAGCTATGCTAGAGGCTCATCGGTTTTACATCAAAACCGTCGTCGATATCCGTCTAGAAATTTTGGCGGGGGGTGGAGACATGCACTCCGATTGTGAAGTTACATTGCTAGATAATGGCAGTTATCAGGATGATCTTTGGGGTGCAAGCTGGAATCCCGTGACCCAAGATATCCTTTATGAATCAATGGTCAACCTTCGTCCACGTTAA